Proteins encoded by one window of Leopardus geoffroyi isolate Oge1 chromosome X, O.geoffroyi_Oge1_pat1.0, whole genome shotgun sequence:
- the PABPC1L2B gene encoding polyadenylate-binding protein 1-like 2: MASLYVGDLHPEVTEAMLYEKFSPAGPILSIRICRDKITRRSLGYAYVNYQQPVDAKRALETLNFDVIKGRPVRIMWSQRDPSLRKSGVGNVFIKNLGKTIDNKALYNIFSAFGNILSCKVACDEKGPKGYGFVHFQKQESAERAIDAMNGMFLNYRKIFVGRFKSHKEREAERGAWARQSTSADVKDFEEDTDEEATLR; this comes from the coding sequence ATGGCCTCGCTGTACGTGGGCGACCTGCACCCTGAAGTGACAGAAGCAATGCTCTACGAGAAGTTCAGCCCGGCCGGGCCCATCCTTTCCATCCGCATTTGCAGGGACAAGATCACCCGCCGCTCGTTGGGCTACGCGTACGTCAACTACCAGCAACCGGTGGACGCCAAGCGGGCCCTGGAAACCCTGAACTTTGATGTCATCAAGGGCAGGCCCGTGCGCATCATGTGGTCCCAGCGGGACCCCTCGCTCCGCAAGAGTGGGGTGGGCAACGTCTTCATCAAGAACCTGGGCAAGACCATCGACAACAAGGCGCTGTACAACATCTTCTCGGCGTTTGGCAACATCCTCTCCTGCAAAGTGGCCTGCGACGAAAAGGGGCCCAAGGGCTACGGGTTTGTGCACTTCCAGAAGCAGGAGTCCGCAGAGCGGGCCATTGATGCGATGAATGGCATGTTCCTGAACTACCGCAAAATTTTCGTTGGGAGATTCAAGTCGCATAAAGAACGAGAAGCCGAAAGGGGAGCCTGGGCCAGGCAGTCCACCAGTGCTGACGTCAAGGATTTCGAGGAAGACACCGATGAGGAAGCCACCTTGCGATGA